The proteins below come from a single Vibrio diazotrophicus genomic window:
- a CDS encoding RnfABCDGE type electron transport complex subunit D gives MIKYDAAIGPFAHNANSSSRIMYTVILTLLPACIFGFFQFGLNSVVLMLATCLAAVVAEWLCLMAMKKNPIACMDGSALLTGMLLTMSLPPTFPVMLGVFGAVFAIALGKHIYGGLGQNLFNPAMLARVMLLVCFPVEMTLWADPTPIDLSHNLVSVPDAWFHFDGVTSATALSTERTEPIVFIDLLLGKQSGSFGETNALFILLGGLYLLYRRIIHWAIPTSFMLGLGAPALVAHFISPESYLPFWIQWTSGGAMLGAFYIATDLVTSPTSVRGQMLYGLGCGFLVWLIRTFGSYPEGVAFAVLMMNAASPLIDYYMRPNVFGRRPAVEKSS, from the coding sequence ATGATTAAGTATGACGCTGCGATAGGGCCATTTGCCCACAATGCGAACTCCAGCTCTCGCATCATGTACACCGTGATTTTGACCTTGCTGCCAGCCTGCATTTTTGGCTTCTTTCAGTTTGGTTTAAACAGCGTAGTGCTAATGCTGGCAACTTGTTTAGCTGCTGTAGTTGCTGAGTGGCTATGCTTGATGGCGATGAAAAAGAACCCAATTGCATGTATGGACGGGTCGGCGTTACTTACGGGCATGTTATTGACGATGAGTTTGCCACCCACTTTTCCGGTCATGCTTGGGGTATTTGGTGCTGTTTTTGCTATCGCTTTGGGTAAACATATCTATGGTGGATTAGGGCAAAACCTTTTCAATCCAGCGATGTTAGCCCGCGTGATGTTGTTGGTCTGTTTCCCTGTGGAAATGACGCTTTGGGCAGACCCAACTCCCATTGATTTAAGCCATAACTTGGTTTCAGTACCCGATGCTTGGTTTCATTTTGATGGTGTCACTTCCGCGACCGCTCTGAGTACCGAGCGTACCGAACCGATTGTATTTATTGATCTATTGCTGGGTAAGCAATCAGGCAGCTTCGGTGAAACTAACGCACTGTTTATCTTGCTTGGCGGTTTGTATCTGCTCTATCGCCGCATTATTCATTGGGCAATTCCAACCAGTTTTATGCTAGGGCTGGGCGCACCTGCACTGGTGGCGCATTTTATCTCTCCAGAGAGCTACCTTCCGTTTTGGATTCAATGGACCAGTGGTGGCGCTATGCTCGGCGCGTTCTATATCGCGACCGATCTCGTTACATCACCAACCAGTGTTCGAGGTCAGATGCTGTATGGATTGGGTTGCGGATTCTTAGTCTGGTTAATTCGAACATTTGGTAGCTATCCCGAGGGTGTGGCGTTTGCAGTATTGATGATGAATGCTGCCAGTCCGCTCATTGATTACTACATGCGTCCGAATGTGTTTGGTCGTCGTCCTGCGGTGGAGAAATCGTCATGA
- the nifA gene encoding nif-specific transcriptional activator NifA: MTDEMTLLNLERQLLAAMYKISSVLNTSLNYVESSDKILQVLHDECALQCGMLTILDSTRDILLIKSVHSPQPNSAAQHKQVSYKIGEGLVGEVLRQGSSIVLHNLGSDQRFADKLALYDYEKPFICVPLKDANGKVIGALSAQPLKFIEGVITLQTNFLNMIANLIAKNVQLAYKVETHQQQLVDERDNLRRKVRNNYSFRNLVGHTKSMRQIFEQIRLVSRWDSTVLIRGESGTGKELVANAIHYNSPRANLPFVKLNCAALPDNLLESELFGHEKGAFTGAVKQRKGRFEMADSGTIFLDEIGETSPAFQAKLLRVLQEKEFERVGGTSTISVNVRIIAATNRYLEQEVAQGNFREDLYYRLNVMPMYLPPLRERLQDIPELAEHMMQNLSKAQQRKLTLSDEAIRLMMSHHWPGNVRELENTLERASVLCESGVIGPELISLNKSQPVFQAPAQPTLHHPVHNHNPSTHHTAAHSSPMNGASMPDYPHSSQEVPTGDERDMVIDALERSGWVKAKAARLLNMTPRQIAYRIQIMNIEMKQI; this comes from the coding sequence ATGACAGACGAAATGACTTTATTGAACTTGGAGCGTCAGTTACTGGCGGCCATGTACAAGATATCCAGTGTGCTGAATACCAGCCTCAACTATGTGGAATCTTCCGATAAAATCCTGCAAGTGCTTCACGATGAGTGCGCTTTGCAGTGCGGTATGCTGACCATTCTCGACAGTACACGAGACATACTGCTGATTAAATCGGTTCACTCTCCGCAACCGAATTCGGCAGCGCAGCACAAGCAGGTGTCTTATAAAATCGGCGAAGGATTGGTGGGCGAAGTTCTGCGCCAAGGCAGCTCTATCGTGCTGCATAATCTTGGTAGCGACCAACGCTTTGCGGACAAGCTGGCACTGTATGACTACGAAAAACCGTTTATCTGCGTCCCTTTGAAAGACGCCAATGGCAAAGTAATCGGTGCATTGTCAGCCCAACCGTTAAAGTTTATTGAAGGCGTGATTACCTTACAAACCAACTTCCTAAACATGATTGCCAACTTGATCGCCAAGAACGTTCAACTGGCATACAAGGTAGAAACTCACCAACAACAATTGGTGGATGAGCGCGACAACTTACGACGCAAGGTTCGCAACAACTACAGCTTCCGCAATCTGGTTGGGCACACCAAATCCATGCGTCAGATCTTTGAACAGATCAGGCTGGTCTCGCGCTGGGATTCTACCGTACTTATTCGTGGTGAATCCGGCACAGGTAAAGAGCTAGTTGCCAATGCCATTCACTACAACTCGCCAAGAGCCAACTTACCGTTTGTGAAACTGAACTGTGCAGCTTTGCCAGATAACTTGCTTGAATCTGAGCTGTTTGGACACGAAAAAGGCGCATTTACCGGCGCGGTGAAACAACGCAAAGGACGCTTTGAAATGGCGGACAGCGGCACCATTTTTCTTGATGAAATTGGCGAAACCAGTCCGGCTTTTCAGGCGAAATTGTTACGAGTGTTGCAGGAGAAAGAGTTTGAACGCGTAGGTGGAACATCAACCATTTCGGTTAACGTTCGAATCATAGCGGCAACCAACCGCTACCTTGAACAGGAGGTGGCGCAAGGCAATTTCCGTGAGGATCTCTACTATCGCCTTAACGTTATGCCTATGTATTTGCCACCACTACGAGAGCGTTTGCAAGACATCCCAGAATTGGCCGAGCACATGATGCAAAACCTGAGTAAAGCTCAGCAACGTAAGCTGACACTGAGCGATGAAGCGATTCGTCTGATGATGTCTCATCATTGGCCGGGTAACGTGCGTGAGCTGGAAAATACATTAGAGCGAGCGTCGGTGCTGTGTGAATCAGGGGTTATTGGCCCAGAATTGATTTCTCTCAACAAGTCTCAGCCAGTTTTCCAAGCGCCTGCTCAGCCAACGCTTCACCATCCCGTTCATAACCATAATCCATCCACTCATCATACGGCTGCACATTCCTCGCCGATGAACGGAGCATCCATGCCGGACTATCCTCATTCATCCCAAGAGGTGCCAACGGGAGATGAGAGAGACATGGTGATTGATGCACTTGAGCGCTCAGGATGGGTAAAAGCAAAGGCTGCAAGGCTGCTGAATATGACTCCGCGTCAAATCGCCTATCGCATTCAGATTATGAACATCGAAATGAAGCAAATTTAG
- the nifL gene encoding nitrogen fixation negative regulator NifL, with protein sequence MGQVDTLLEGATPPIFDYQAFEQIVSHAPVAISITDHKGTILFVNQTFSDITGYSFSELIGRNSSLLSYKATPRSVYENLWKTISEGNHWQGQLVNRKKSGEAYIAEISISRLSHPQGEVCYYAIHKDITERHQLITEQKNQFAMFQAVLNAAPIAIALVDSSHRVLFSNQKFSNIEKSIGQSPIDALLNSLLNDYGHDSVADFLGKKDNRYKGVYIESNEPVRERWFEYALVKTPVAASSVDSYFLPEDDDYTVIAISERTREKQLVEERRINAMKLMARDNKYVHAMQEALMGTLHQLQGPFNMIESAVRILKRTNPACPGLVAMDEAMDTALDAMQDIKLAIPERTSEAFQPVNLNQVIRDVSDISTDELLKSSSNLELILAPRLSTINGMSHRLILALKQLIDNSIDAIQAAKTSDRTIIICTYESDGEIKVIVEDSGIGIEESQRLKIFQPFFSTKPKHQTGCRGIGLSIVQQVLNEHSATINVSNSERLRGAHICLTFPISQW encoded by the coding sequence ATGGGACAAGTAGACACACTCTTAGAAGGCGCAACTCCGCCTATTTTCGATTATCAGGCATTTGAACAAATCGTCTCGCATGCGCCAGTCGCGATTAGCATCACCGACCACAAAGGCACTATTCTTTTTGTGAACCAAACATTCTCAGACATCACAGGCTACAGTTTTAGTGAGCTCATCGGCAGAAACTCTTCTCTTCTGTCTTACAAAGCCACACCAAGAAGCGTGTACGAAAACTTATGGAAAACCATATCGGAAGGGAATCACTGGCAAGGACAGTTGGTTAACCGTAAGAAAAGCGGTGAAGCGTATATAGCAGAAATCTCAATCTCGCGTCTGTCGCATCCCCAAGGTGAAGTCTGTTACTACGCGATTCATAAAGACATTACCGAACGTCACCAACTTATAACCGAGCAAAAAAACCAGTTTGCGATGTTTCAGGCAGTGCTTAACGCTGCACCTATCGCCATCGCACTTGTTGATAGCTCACACCGTGTTCTGTTTAGTAATCAGAAGTTCAGTAATATTGAAAAGAGCATTGGGCAGTCTCCGATTGATGCACTGCTCAACAGTTTGCTCAACGATTACGGGCATGACTCAGTCGCAGATTTCCTTGGTAAAAAAGACAACCGCTATAAAGGGGTTTATATCGAATCCAATGAACCAGTTCGTGAACGTTGGTTTGAGTACGCTTTGGTGAAAACACCAGTAGCAGCCAGCAGTGTGGATTCCTACTTCCTACCTGAAGATGACGACTATACCGTTATCGCAATTTCAGAAAGAACCCGTGAAAAACAACTGGTGGAAGAGCGCCGCATTAACGCCATGAAACTGATGGCGCGCGATAACAAATACGTGCATGCCATGCAAGAAGCTCTGATGGGTACGCTGCATCAATTGCAAGGTCCATTCAATATGATTGAATCTGCGGTGCGTATTCTTAAACGCACCAACCCCGCCTGCCCAGGCTTAGTGGCAATGGATGAGGCGATGGATACCGCATTAGATGCAATGCAAGACATCAAACTGGCGATTCCTGAACGAACCAGCGAAGCGTTTCAGCCGGTTAATCTCAATCAGGTAATTCGTGATGTCAGTGATATCAGCACCGATGAACTGCTCAAGTCATCGTCTAATTTGGAACTGATACTGGCGCCTCGTCTTTCAACCATTAACGGTATGTCACATCGCTTGATTCTGGCATTGAAACAGTTGATTGATAATTCAATTGATGCGATTCAGGCGGCGAAAACTAGCGACCGAACCATCATCATCTGCACTTACGAAAGTGACGGTGAAATTAAGGTGATTGTCGAAGACAGCGGTATTGGTATTGAAGAGTCGCAACGACTCAAAATTTTCCAACCGTTCTTCAGCACCAAACCAAAACACCAAACTGGCTGCCGAGGTATCGGGCTTTCCATTGTGCAGCAGGTTCTCAATGAACACTCAGCCACAATTAATGTCAGCAATAGTGAGCGCTTACGTGGCGCACACATCTGTCTTACTTTTCCCATCAGCCAATGGTGA
- a CDS encoding RnfABCDGE type electron transport complex subunit B produces the protein MLIIALVFFVCLGALLGIALGYAAILFRVESNPLVDQIEAILPGGQCGQCGEAGCRQAAEKMVAGELNPNACPPGGSNLAVSVAEMLGVSIDVADQDKPLVAYIAESQCTGCNRCYKACPFDAIVGAPKQLHTVIKDVCTGCQLCQKACSQGCLSMVEVQPDAASWYWPKPTLPVAV, from the coding sequence ATGTTAATCATAGCTTTAGTGTTTTTTGTCTGTCTGGGGGCTTTACTGGGTATCGCACTCGGTTATGCAGCCATTTTGTTTCGAGTAGAGAGCAATCCACTGGTTGACCAAATTGAAGCTATTTTACCCGGAGGTCAATGTGGGCAATGTGGTGAAGCGGGTTGCCGACAAGCGGCTGAAAAAATGGTGGCAGGTGAACTCAATCCGAATGCGTGTCCTCCGGGTGGATCGAATTTGGCAGTGTCAGTTGCTGAAATGTTGGGTGTATCTATTGATGTCGCTGATCAAGACAAGCCGCTAGTGGCGTACATCGCAGAAAGCCAGTGCACTGGGTGTAACCGCTGCTATAAAGCATGCCCATTTGATGCCATTGTCGGTGCTCCAAAGCAACTGCATACCGTTATCAAGGATGTGTGTACCGGATGTCAGTTATGTCAGAAAGCCTGTTCTCAAGGCTGCTTATCTATGGTTGAAGTTCAGCCAGATGCAGCGAGTTGGTATTGGCCAAAACCAACATTACCGGTCGCGGTGTAG
- the rsxA gene encoding electron transport complex subunit RsxA produces the protein MSEGLIILLSAAFVNNVVLAKFLGLCPFMGVSSKISSAVGMGVATTFVLTIATVSTWLLEFYILRPLGLEFMRIIAFILVIAAVVQFTELYVKKSFPALYQALGVYLPLITTNCAVFGVALLAVQDDLSFIDTLMFSVGSAAGFLIVITLFAGLRSQLVLSRVPAAFKGTPIAFITAGFLSMAFMGFSGMA, from the coding sequence ATGTCTGAAGGATTGATTATTTTGCTCAGTGCCGCGTTCGTGAACAACGTGGTATTGGCTAAGTTTCTCGGTCTGTGTCCGTTCATGGGGGTATCGAGCAAGATCAGTAGCGCTGTGGGAATGGGGGTAGCGACCACATTCGTACTCACCATCGCGACTGTCTCAACTTGGCTGCTGGAGTTCTATATTTTGCGCCCTCTAGGGCTCGAATTCATGCGTATTATCGCGTTCATTCTTGTCATCGCTGCTGTGGTTCAGTTTACCGAGTTGTACGTAAAGAAAAGTTTCCCCGCGCTGTATCAGGCTTTGGGGGTTTATCTTCCGCTAATCACCACTAACTGCGCTGTATTCGGTGTTGCGCTGCTCGCAGTTCAGGATGATCTCTCTTTTATCGATACCTTGATGTTCAGTGTCGGTTCGGCAGCGGGTTTCTTAATTGTGATTACTTTGTTCGCAGGGTTACGTAGCCAACTGGTACTCAGCCGTGTTCCCGCTGCATTCAAGGGTACACCCATCGCATTTATTACCGCAGGGTTTCTATCGATGGCTTTTATGGGCTTTTCAGGAATGGCTTAG
- a CDS encoding electron transport complex subunit E — MSDCSSSNKSNGEYKNIIQQGLWSNNIILSQSLALCPLLAVTSSATNGLGLGLATMVVMVLSNALNSLAKGVISKAVRIPVNVIIIATLVTVIDALLNAYLHPLHKVLGLFIPLIVTNCAILGRVESYASRSPLVPSIIDGVFMGLGFTWVLTVLGGIREVVGSGTLFSNASLLLGKSFSFLETTVIADYHGLLLVILPPGGFLALGLVLALKQKLLAVLESNRLEKLDMQGEQG, encoded by the coding sequence ATGAGTGATTGTTCTTCAAGCAATAAGTCAAATGGTGAGTACAAAAATATCATTCAGCAAGGGCTTTGGAGTAACAACATTATCCTCAGTCAGTCGTTAGCTTTATGTCCACTGCTGGCGGTTACCAGCAGTGCAACCAACGGTTTAGGTTTGGGGCTGGCGACTATGGTGGTGATGGTGCTCTCGAATGCTCTCAATTCCCTAGCAAAAGGTGTGATAAGTAAAGCGGTTCGGATCCCCGTGAACGTTATCATCATCGCGACTCTTGTGACTGTTATCGATGCTTTACTTAACGCCTATCTGCATCCACTGCATAAAGTGCTGGGGCTTTTTATTCCACTCATCGTAACCAACTGCGCAATTTTAGGACGGGTTGAGTCCTATGCCAGCCGTTCTCCCTTAGTGCCTTCCATTATTGACGGCGTGTTCATGGGTTTAGGTTTTACTTGGGTGCTGACCGTACTTGGCGGTATTCGGGAAGTAGTTGGTAGCGGCACTTTGTTTAGTAATGCGAGCTTGTTACTCGGCAAGAGTTTTTCGTTTTTGGAAACCACTGTGATTGCTGATTATCACGGCTTGTTGCTGGTCATCCTGCCACCCGGAGGCTTTCTCGCACTGGGCTTGGTTCTGGCTTTGAAGCAGAAACTGCTTGCGGTTTTAGAAAGCAATCGCCTTGAGAAACTGGATATGCAAGGAGAGCAAGGATGA
- a CDS encoding RnfABCDGE type electron transport complex subunit G — MMEQIEKWKEQVGYQAGLLAVTCGLAAIFLVLTQWITQPLIEQRIAEDQNALLSEVLAGQDYSNDVFASGKVIEYQGSQFDLFAVENSQHEVISWVIRGVQDGYSGPISYLVGTTPQGEILGVRIISHSETPGLGDKIELAKSSWILSFAKRSLESTPLWAVKKDGGDFDQFSGATITPRSVVEGVHKALLALAQEQEANHE; from the coding sequence ATGATGGAGCAGATTGAAAAATGGAAAGAACAGGTTGGCTACCAAGCAGGTTTGCTTGCGGTGACATGCGGTCTGGCTGCCATATTTTTGGTGCTGACTCAGTGGATTACCCAGCCTTTGATTGAACAGCGTATCGCAGAAGATCAGAATGCGCTTCTGAGCGAAGTACTGGCGGGTCAGGATTATAGCAACGATGTGTTTGCCAGCGGAAAAGTCATTGAGTATCAAGGTTCACAGTTTGATTTATTTGCGGTTGAGAACAGCCAACACGAAGTGATCAGTTGGGTTATTCGTGGCGTGCAAGATGGTTACAGCGGTCCTATTAGTTATTTGGTAGGGACTACACCACAAGGCGAAATTCTCGGAGTTCGGATTATCAGCCACAGTGAAACGCCGGGGTTGGGTGACAAAATCGAATTAGCGAAAAGCTCATGGATTTTGAGTTTTGCAAAACGTTCACTAGAAAGCACTCCGCTTTGGGCCGTGAAAAAAGATGGAGGTGACTTTGATCAGTTCAGTGGCGCGACTATTACTCCACGCAGTGTAGTGGAGGGTGTCCATAAAGCGCTACTCGCGTTAGCACAAGAGCAGGAGGCAAACCATGAGTGA
- a CDS encoding RnfH family protein: MKVSVVYALPTEQVWLPVTVDEQATVLTAIHGSKILEMYPTIELDSQKVGIFGKITTLDAPLKNGDRVEIYRPLIWKPEDDDDDDD; this comes from the coding sequence ATGAAAGTAAGCGTTGTGTATGCCTTGCCAACCGAGCAAGTGTGGCTTCCCGTGACTGTGGATGAACAGGCGACCGTTTTAACTGCCATTCATGGTTCGAAGATTTTAGAAATGTATCCGACCATTGAACTCGACAGCCAGAAGGTTGGCATATTTGGCAAGATCACCACTCTCGATGCACCGTTGAAAAATGGTGATCGAGTAGAAATTTATCGTCCTCTGATATGGAAACCCGAGGACGACGATGACGACGACGATTGA
- the rsxC gene encoding electron transport complex subunit RsxC, whose translation MLSLSGHPFRGGIHPKAYKELTSDKKIDTGFWPRNVFLPLQLRNGARLKSLVAAGEHVYRGQKIAVGHTDMVAPVHSPVNGIVTAITEHLTTHPAKVKCDTIIIRANEDRQWGKPASSGSITNLDPETIIERVKEAGIVGLGGAGFPTAAKLMFAHKANVETLIINGGECEPYLTCDDLTMQSYPAEIIAGIKLMMTASGAKKAIVGIEDNKRDAFDEMFHAANAEPDVEIRLVPSVYPMGSEKHMIKTLTGHEVPAGGLSTQIGILVNNIATARAVYHAVRFERPLVSRIVTVSGKGIGQPCNIDIPIGTPVNDVINYCGGLSDSTERLIFGGPMMGQVIPSLQAAIDKTVGGILALTEDEVIDEYKHQECIRCGQCVRACPMNLMPFQMAAYTRVSDFKRTQELGVQNCLSCGACSYVCPSSIPLVQYFMHAKGVINSNAQQERKSAQVKALNEARKQRLEQEALVVVAAKSAPRPSRPARTVASCESSNTAKADKPSRPVRPTRVARNQVADTVKDTVQTTSEKPVRPARPTRPQRQAKEEQA comes from the coding sequence ATGTTGAGTTTAAGCGGCCATCCGTTTCGTGGTGGGATTCATCCAAAAGCTTATAAAGAGTTAACCAGTGATAAGAAAATTGATACTGGCTTCTGGCCTCGTAATGTTTTCTTGCCTTTACAATTACGCAATGGCGCACGTTTAAAATCGCTGGTGGCTGCGGGTGAACACGTCTATCGCGGTCAGAAAATTGCAGTCGGGCATACCGATATGGTGGCTCCGGTTCATTCGCCAGTGAATGGTATTGTGACAGCGATTACTGAGCATTTGACTACCCATCCTGCCAAAGTGAAGTGCGATACCATCATCATTCGTGCAAATGAAGATCGCCAATGGGGAAAACCCGCATCCAGTGGCAGTATCACTAACCTCGACCCCGAAACAATTATCGAGCGAGTAAAAGAAGCGGGGATTGTTGGTTTGGGTGGTGCAGGTTTCCCAACCGCCGCCAAATTGATGTTTGCACACAAAGCGAATGTGGAGACGCTCATTATTAACGGTGGCGAGTGCGAGCCCTATCTTACTTGTGATGATCTCACTATGCAGTCGTATCCAGCTGAGATCATTGCTGGCATAAAGTTAATGATGACCGCAAGCGGTGCGAAAAAAGCCATCGTTGGTATTGAAGACAACAAGCGCGATGCTTTTGATGAGATGTTCCATGCGGCGAATGCCGAACCGGATGTCGAGATCCGTCTGGTGCCAAGTGTTTACCCAATGGGTTCAGAAAAGCACATGATCAAAACCCTTACTGGTCATGAAGTGCCAGCGGGTGGATTATCGACTCAAATCGGCATTCTGGTTAACAACATTGCGACCGCTCGTGCTGTGTATCATGCGGTGCGTTTTGAACGACCTTTGGTTTCGCGCATCGTGACGGTCTCGGGCAAAGGAATTGGTCAGCCATGCAACATAGATATACCTATCGGCACACCCGTCAATGATGTGATCAACTATTGTGGCGGGTTAAGTGACAGTACCGAACGCTTGATCTTTGGTGGACCGATGATGGGGCAAGTGATCCCGTCACTTCAGGCCGCAATAGATAAAACAGTCGGCGGCATTCTCGCTCTAACAGAAGATGAAGTGATCGATGAATACAAACATCAGGAGTGTATTCGTTGTGGTCAATGTGTTCGTGCATGTCCGATGAATCTAATGCCGTTTCAGATGGCCGCGTACACACGAGTCTCTGATTTCAAACGCACTCAAGAACTTGGTGTACAAAACTGTTTGTCTTGTGGTGCGTGCAGCTATGTTTGCCCATCTTCCATTCCTTTAGTGCAGTATTTTATGCACGCCAAAGGAGTGATTAATTCTAACGCTCAGCAAGAGAGAAAATCAGCGCAAGTGAAAGCGCTCAATGAAGCTCGTAAGCAACGCTTAGAGCAAGAGGCGCTCGTTGTTGTTGCTGCGAAATCGGCACCACGTCCGTCACGGCCAGCACGCACGGTTGCATCTTGTGAAAGCTCAAACACAGCAAAAGCTGATAAACCCTCAAGACCAGTGAGACCAACCAGAGTGGCTCGTAATCAAGTGGCTGACACGGTTAAAGATACTGTACAGACAACTTCAGAGAAGCCCGTTCGCCCAGCACGACCAACCAGACCTCAACGACAAGCGAAGGAGGAGCAAGCATGA
- a CDS encoding flavodoxin, whose translation MAKVGIFFGTDTGSTRKMAKLIQKQLGDEIADKPKNINRVDVEEFTSYECLILGTPTLGQGQLPGLSVDCQEESWEEFLPNFSDMDLTGKKVALYGLGDQVSYSNEFVDALGELYDYVANCGAEMVGFWPTEGYEFNASNAVDGDDFVGLVLDKDNQASLTEQRIAGWVEQISAEMNL comes from the coding sequence ATGGCTAAAGTAGGCATTTTTTTTGGTACCGATACAGGTAGCACTCGCAAAATGGCGAAGCTGATTCAAAAGCAACTGGGTGATGAAATTGCGGATAAACCAAAGAACATCAACCGAGTCGATGTGGAAGAGTTCACTAGCTACGAATGTTTGATTCTCGGTACGCCGACATTAGGGCAGGGGCAGCTTCCTGGCTTGTCAGTGGATTGCCAAGAGGAGAGCTGGGAAGAATTTCTTCCTAACTTTTCCGATATGGATCTAACAGGCAAGAAAGTTGCGTTATATGGCTTAGGTGATCAAGTGAGCTACAGCAATGAGTTCGTCGATGCTCTTGGTGAGCTTTATGATTATGTGGCGAACTGCGGCGCAGAGATGGTTGGATTCTGGCCAACGGAAGGTTACGAGTTCAATGCGTCAAATGCTGTGGATGGTGATGACTTTGTGGGCTTGGTGCTGGACAAAGACAACCAAGCGAGCCTAACAGAGCAGCGTATCGCAGGCTGGGTAGAGCAAATTAGTGCCGAAATGAACCTCTGA
- a CDS encoding DEAD/DEAH box helicase yields MSFAKLGLSEALSKAVTDLGYQKPTSIQTKAIPVILQGQDLIAAAQTGTGKTASFVLPILEKLQRGKTQKKKRVRALILVPTRELAIQVADKVKEYGQFTELTSLAMYGGVDEKAQKQALIDGVDVLVATPGRLLDMYGQRAVYFEEIEMLVLDEADRMLDMGFIESINKIIDRVPRDAQSLLFSATLSHKVRDLAKTVVNDPYEISIAANQASKSNIEQWLITVDKDMKSALLSHLIKENQWDQALIFIETKHGAAKLVSQLEKREIAAEAFHSGRSQEVRTRLLEDFKNGKIKYLVATGVAARGIDIEELSRVVNYDLPFPADEYVHRIGRTGRANASGEAISFVSKDNFKNLCMIESRLGHLIERREVEGFQPRKPVPISILNYVPKHKRQKEEQENQDQ; encoded by the coding sequence ATGTCATTTGCAAAACTAGGATTGAGTGAAGCACTGTCAAAAGCAGTGACGGATCTTGGTTATCAGAAACCTACATCTATTCAAACCAAAGCCATTCCAGTGATTTTGCAAGGGCAGGATTTGATCGCCGCTGCACAAACGGGTACGGGTAAAACCGCCAGTTTTGTGCTGCCAATATTGGAAAAGTTACAACGCGGAAAAACACAGAAGAAAAAACGTGTTCGTGCACTGATTCTTGTACCGACTCGTGAGTTGGCAATTCAGGTTGCAGACAAGGTAAAAGAATACGGTCAGTTTACTGAGCTCACTTCGCTTGCGATGTACGGAGGCGTAGACGAAAAGGCGCAAAAGCAGGCGTTGATTGATGGCGTAGATGTGCTGGTGGCGACACCGGGACGTCTGCTCGATATGTATGGTCAACGCGCAGTGTATTTCGAAGAGATCGAAATGCTGGTGCTGGATGAAGCTGACCGTATGTTAGACATGGGCTTTATCGAGTCTATTAACAAGATCATTGACCGTGTGCCAAGAGATGCACAAAGTTTACTCTTTTCGGCCACGCTGTCTCATAAGGTTCGTGATTTAGCGAAAACGGTGGTTAACGATCCGTATGAAATTTCAATTGCGGCGAATCAGGCTTCGAAGTCGAACATTGAACAGTGGTTGATTACCGTCGATAAAGACATGAAATCAGCACTACTCAGCCATCTGATTAAAGAAAATCAGTGGGATCAGGCTTTGATCTTCATCGAGACAAAACACGGTGCGGCGAAGCTAGTATCACAGCTAGAAAAGCGTGAAATTGCCGCTGAAGCGTTCCACAGTGGTCGTAGTCAGGAAGTGCGTACGCGCTTACTGGAAGATTTCAAAAACGGCAAGATTAAGTACCTCGTAGCGACGGGTGTGGCTGCGCGCGGTATCGATATTGAAGAGCTTTCTCGCGTGGTGAACTATGACTTACCATTCCCAGCAGACGAGTACGTTCACCGCATTGGTCGTACTGGTCGTGCAAACGCAAGTGGTGAAGCGATTTCCTTTGTATCGAAAGATAACTTCAAGAACCTTTGCATGATTGAGAGCCGTTTAGGTCACTTGATTGAGCGTCGTGAAGTGGAGGGATTCCAACCTCGTAAACCTGTCCCTATTTCTATTCTGAACTATGTGCCAAAGCACAAGCGCCAGAAGGAAGAGCAAGAGAACCAAGATCAGTAA